The sequence TATACTAAAGTGCATTGTGCCTCTCATACGTTGAAGAGGACAAATTGTTTACCTCTCAGCCGAGACTTATTGAGGACAAAAAGCCTCAGTAGCCAATCCATCGTTTGACTTGTTTGCGTCAAATTTGCTCGGTCGGGGATGGCGTGCCTCTGATGCTTTTGGGTTAAGGGGCGGGACTAATCTATTATTATCATTTGGTGCTCAGATTGAATTGAATATTGTTTGAAGAGAATATACTTCTAACCCAGGAATGTTTGTGTGGCAATTTATTTCATACATCTTGTCCTGTACTTCCCCCCCTCACGTCGCcccttgctggggggggggtctaTTTTGAGGTGGTCTTATCACAGCTGTTGCATCTGTGGTGGCAGGCAGCCTGTTCGAGCCTCTCCACGTTCTTTCTTTCCCCTCCCGGCCTTCGGTCCTGGTAAGACCTTTCCTTTGGCCCGCATGAACGTAGAATTAACCTTACGCACGCTGTGGTTTTAACATTCGGCTCTTGAGCAGTGCTTGTTTGATAATGATTTGTCGTCGAGCTCAACGCGACGACCTTCCGATCCCTGCCACCCGTAAAATCGAAAGATTTATGCTCCCTTTACCCGTTTTCCAAAGCAaatcagtttgtttgtttttttatgtgcaggcagctgccgccgccgcctacCGTCAATAGCGTGGGTTTaggaggaaataaataaatgtcttgCCCATATAAAGAGGGTCTTAAAATAGCCCGTGGCTCTGGAACAGGTGCCGTGCGCTCAACTTGTGAAAGCAGCGTGAAGGCTGCGCTAATTTTATGCACGTAAACATTCTCCGAGCGGGAGTCTGTGGAACATGATTGCTTGTTTTCCTCCATTCCCCCTTTGAATGCATATATGCGTACTAATAATTTCGTATGAAAATACAAATTCAACTATTTTCTAATACAGTGGATGATCAGCCACCAAATATTTGGTTGATGATTGTCTCTCAGctacccaaaacaaagatggAGTCCTGTCCAACGAACAGCAGCCACATAGAGAGCACCCAAGCTGTTTCTGCCGAAGAGCCTAACGCTGAGCACACTAATGACCTGGCCAAGCAACTGGAAGACCTCATCAGCAACTACCAAGCCGAGGAGACTCCGGATGAGCAGGAAGACGTGGAAGAGGTCCAGCCCAACACCAGACGGAGCGTGAAACTGGAGAAAAAGATGCTTAAAAATTTGGGTAGGATTTGTATGGGCAACAAGAACACATTTCAGTCCATACAATCAATTGCGAAACTTCTGTTTGACGCAAAGACAAATGGAATACTTCTCATATTTTCTCTCCAAAGTTTGGTTGCTCAACCTTCAACTGTAAAAGATCGGGATTCAGATCCAACAATCCAAATTGTACTGACCGTGATGGAATTCATGCTCAATGTAAATCATCTGTTACCACTCAGGCAAGGACGCAATGCTCCTCATGCAAAGTCTCAACAAACTCGACACTCCAGAGAAGAAACTGGACGCTACCATCAAGAAGCACGCCGAGCTGGTGAGTGGATTTACTGGATCAGACTAATCCTGAGTTTAATCCGCTTGACGGCATCTGGATTGGATTGATGTGCCGTTTGTAGCTGGAGGAACACCGAAACGACCAGAAGCAGCTGAAGCTTCTGCAGAAGAAGCTTTTGCAGGTGATGAAGGAGAAAGACCAGCTGCAGAGTGAGCACAGTCGCGCCGTTCTGGCTCGCAGCAAACTGGAGGGACTCTGTCGGGAACTGCAGCGGCACAACAAGACCTTGAAGGTGCCTCTAATCTTCATTCTTCTTGACCAAAGTTTGACATGAGTGGATTGATGTGAAACACTCAGATGCTACCAAAGCGTAGCAATAGAGCAAACCCAACTCACGCAAATCCAAATTATGGTCGATCGGTAGGAAGAGACGCTGCAGAGGTGCCGGGAGGACGACCTGAAGCGGAAGGAGATCACCACCCACTTCCAGGGAACCCTAAGCGACATTCAAACCCAGATCGAGGAGCACAGCAACCGCAACACCAAACTGTGTCAGGAGAACAGCGCCCTAGCGGAAAAACTCAAGAACCTCATTACGCAGTACGACCAGCGCGAGGCGGTACGTACGACGACCCCCTTCAATACCGTGTTATCACCCAGAGACGTTATTCTAGCTCTTCATTCCAGAACCTGGAGAAGGTGTTCAAGCACCGTGACCTGAAGGAGAAACTTCTGGACACCAAACTGACTCAGTCCAACATGTTTCTGAAGGAGGCTCAGGAAAAACACAAGCTGGAGCGGGAACTCGTACGTGGTCCCTTTTTCAAGCGGAAGGATACTTTGCATTGTTTCCATACTGGCCGTTCTCAACTTTGAAAATATCCCAACAGCTGCTACAAAAAGCTGCAGAGTACAGGTCGCAAGCAAAATTCTTGAAGGAGGCTGAGGTGGAATTGAAGGCGCAGGTATGATCACACCAGGATGGGTGGAAgtaccttttttttaaatgaaatgtttattttatttttagtttttttattttatttcatatttatttatatatttactttATAAATCCTTGTTTGGTATTAGTTATTTGAAAGTAACAAAAaactatttttgttattttattttagtttatatttatttatatatttatttcataaatACTTATTTTGTATTAGTTGATATTTGAATGTAACAAATAATTAGGATTTCCTTTCAAAatattcctaaaaaaaaaagaaaagtctccaGTGTTaattttgttggtgttgttgtttttttgaaatgCTAACATTTGGTTTTGTCTCCTCAGCTCGACATGTACTCTAAGAAGTTTGACGAGATCCAGGGCACCGTTTCAAAAAGTAACAGCGTCTACAGCAGCTTCAAACAGGACATGGATAAAGTACGACTGGCAGCCTTTGAAGGAAAACGGCGGAACGGCTATTTTTAGGCGCTTAACATGTTTGTTGTCTTCCAAGATGGCCAAGAAGATGAAGAAGCTGGAGAAGGAGTGTCAATCATGGAAGAGTCGCTTCGATGGTTGCAGCAAAAATCTTGTGGAGATGGTGGCGGATGTGaggggcctttttttttcttcttcttcttcttcttccctaaTCAACTGATGTACCGTATGCGTGATTCTCATTATAGCTCAAACGAAGCGGCGGGAGGTGTCAGCCTCAAAATGAGATGATTTAGAAGGAGCGGGCCGGCCCACCAATAGCAAAAATCACTTTAGAATTGATGCCCGTTCTAAATGACTGTGTGAAATGTGCTCTGCAGAAAACTGTGAGGGACAAGGAGCTGGAGCTGCTCAACATCAAGAACCAGAAATTGGAAAACCTTTGCAGGGCTTtgcaaaatgagaggaaaactcTCTATGAGAAGGTGCAAGCAGCCGGAGATCGCCCTTCCGAGGAGACAAAGATTGAGACGCCTCAGAAGGAGACGCCGGAGGAACATGACGAGGAGCCGACGAGCCCCGTTGGGCCCGTCGCAACGTTGGAAAGCCATCTGAGCCAGGAGCTGGCCAAACTGAAAGCCGAGCAGGCGCTCCTGAAGGAGATTACCGCCGACACCACGACGCAAGGAGCCCCGGAAGCGGTGAAGAACCACACAGAGCAAAGCGACAAATGCCAAGAACATTTGGACCTGAAGCCTGTTGATTAACCCTTAAAATATTTTGCTTTATACTGTACATGTTATTTGtgtggcaataaaaaaaaaaaattgatttcgGTTTCCACCGAATGTTTGGACACCaaggcttgttttgttttttttaatcactatgGAGACATGAGCTTGAATACATGCGCTGTCAGTGCTGTGTAAATTCACTTGCCATGGGAGCGGTGGCTAAACAATGACCAGGCCGAGGTGCAGACGCAGATAAGAGTTGCTATACAACCGGCACAGCTGCTCGTTTGAGCCGTCAAAACCAACAAAGACGACGATGGCGTGACAAAGGTCCTTGTGACTTATACTAGCTCAGGTAAggcgagggaaaaaaacaataagacCTATTAGTAGATGGATTAGCCGCTACCACCGGACGTCATTGTGTACTTGTATGCACCGAGCGCCATCTTGCATCACCTCATGACGGAACAATCGGATTTGGGAAATGAAAGTGGACTCTCCACATAAATCAGAAGCTAGTAGAAGACACAATAAGGTCAATTTGAAAGTCGCTTCCCTTCCAGGAAGAAACGGAAAGTAAACACAAGACTGATAATAAATCAGGACTTTGAGCTGTCCCAGACTGCTCCAGATAAATAACCATGGCAGACTTCAGCGATCTCATTGTGCAAATCGGAGACTATGGGGTTTTCCAGAAGAAACTCTTGGTGCTGTGTTCTCTGCCGTCGATCCCCTTCACCTttgtcctgatgggggtgcttTTTCTAGGAAATACACCCAATCACTGGTGCGCCATCTCGGAGGCTGAGCGACTCCAGGAAGAGTGCGGCTGGACGGAGTCGGAGGTGAGGGAAGTCACTATCCCCCGTTTGGAAGTGTCCTTGAGCCGCTGCGACAGGTTCGACTTGAACCTGAGTCAGAATACTTGCGGTGACCTGGAGCAACTACTAGCGTCCGACGGGAACTCTGTGATACCTTGTGATGGGGGGTGGGCTTTCGATCAAAGCCATTCCACGATTGTTTCTGAGGTACTTGTCCCTGAATATTCTCGTACTGAAGGTATTTTGATTCTTTGACGTGTCTATcagatacaaatattttttgcaatGAGACTACTGGAAACTTCAAGGTTGATTCCAGATCCGGAGACATGCACCCCTCTAATCCAATCATCATCTGCCCCGCAGTTCTCGTTGGTGTGCGAGCGATCCTGGCTCGCCGATCTCAATCAAGTCACGATGGCATGTGGGCTATTCATCGGTGCGTTCATCACTGGCTACATGTCCGACAGGTTGGACGTTTATTTTTGTAGAAATAATACCGACAGATGAAACGTCATGATGTATCCTTCTCGCAGGTTTGGCAGGAAGCCTTGTTTCATTGGCTTCATGATTTGCCTCGGCATTGCGGGCGTTGGTATCGTGCTGTCACCGTGGTACCCGCTGCTTCTGGCATTTCGCTTCCTGCAAGGATTTTTTGAAAAGGGGGCATGTGCATCGTGCTATGTTCTATGTATGTTCAAAGGATTTTATTCCCTAAGTGGGATAGACGCAAAATCTTATTTTAACCAATCTCCAATTTGATCCAAAAACAGTGTTCGAGTTCTTCAGctcagaaaagaggaaatttGTGTCCGTGGTGTGCCAGTCATTCATCTCCATCGGCATGTTGATCCTGCCTGGCTTGGCTTACCTTGTGCCCTCCTGGAGGACCCTGCAACTTATCATGATACTACCCTCCTTCCTCTTCATCCCATACTACTGGTAAGCATATTTACTTGAGTGCTACCTCCATCTTCAAATTCAGAGCATCCAATGAGGGTGTGTTTACTCAGGATTATTCCTGAATCTCCACGCTGGCTATTCTCTCAAAAGAGGAACTCTGAGGCCATGAGGATTGTGTCCGATGTGGCCAAGTGCAACGGGAGAAGATTGCCGCAGAACTACCAAGAGGTATTTTGCGAGGTTTCAAAACAGGTTCTGTGAAGGAAGTGGCCACGGAGGTAAGAGTCTTACAGAGTGCCATCGGCAAGTTGCAAAAGAGATGGAGAAGCTTTCCAAAAGTATAGAAGTGTCCATCCATAACTTGTGATGAATTCACCATTGACCCAAGAAGAGTCTTGATCCAAATACGTCGCCACGTTTGATTCACTTCAGATGATTCCtctggagaagaaaaaacaacatccTGTATCTTTTCTGGACTTGTTCAGGACACCCTTCATCAAGAGGATCACGCTCATTTTAATTTACGCCTGGCAAGTCAATTTGAACAACTTGGTAGTTGAACCTGACTCCTTCCCAGAGTCAAGTATTTGCTTTAATTCCCAATCTGCAGGTTTTCCAGCGGTATTGTGTTCTACGGCCTGATTTTGAGCCTAGGGATGACGGGTGACAATCACTTTTCGGACTTCTTCATGTCTTCTGTGGTGGAGATCCCCGCGGGCCTCATTTTCTACCTACTCGTGGACAGAATCGGCAGACGCTCCCTTCTGGCTGGGACCAATTTAATCGGAGCCCTCGCCTGCCTGGCTGTGCCGTTCATTTCCCCAGGTGAGTTTGAAGTAACCTCTGCCGGCATATTCTTAATTTTTGTAATGGAACTTTTCTCTGCAGAGCTTTCTTGGTTGAAAAAAGCTGTGGCCTTCATTGGGAGGCTCGCCATTGCTACCACACTGATGACGCTCAATTTTGCCAACACTGAGCTATATCCCACCATTCTGAGGTAAGGAAGTGATGATTGTGGATGTTACTCATCAAGTTATGACTTGCATGTCCATGTCTCTCTTTGCATAGAAATCTGGGCACATGCGTGTGTTCATCGGCCTGTGACGCTGGCGTTATTGTGGCCCCGTTGCTGCTCTACAGGTTGGCCACCTTCCGGCAGGAGCTTCCCTTTTGTCTCTATGGTACAGTAGAACCTGATACCAGGTGCCATACATAAATCAATGAGGCAGAACCAGAAATCCTCTTTGCCTTTTGGTT is a genomic window of Syngnathus typhle isolate RoL2023-S1 ecotype Sweden linkage group LG16, RoL_Styp_1.0, whole genome shotgun sequence containing:
- the LOC133168907 gene encoding beta-taxilin-like isoform X4 gives rise to the protein MESCPTNSSHIESTQAVSAEEPNAEHTNDLAKQLEDLISNYQAEETPDEQEDVEEVQPNTRRSVKLEKKMLKNLGKDAMLLMQSLNKLDTPEKKLDATIKKHAELLEEHRNDQKQLKLLQKKLLQVMKEKDQLQSEHSRAVLARSKLEGLCRELQRHNKTLKEETLQRCREDDLKRKEITTHFQGTLSDIQTQIEEHSNRNTKLCQENSALAEKLKNLITQYDQREANLEKVFKHRDLKEKLLDTKLTQSNMFLKEAQEKHKLERELLLQKAAEYRSQAKFLKEAEVELKAQLDMYSKKFDEIQGTVSKSNSVYSSFKQDMDKMAKKMKKLEKECQSWKSRFDGCSKNLVEMVADKTVRDKELELLNIKNQKLENLCRALQNERKTLYEKVQAAGDRPSEETKIETPQKETPEEHDEEPTSPVGPVATLESHLSQELAKLKAEQALLKEITADTTTQGAPEAVKNHTEQSDKCQEHLDLKPVD
- the LOC133168907 gene encoding beta-taxilin-like isoform X5, coding for MIVSQLPKTKMESCPTNSSHIESTQAVSAEEPNAEHTNDLAKQLEDLISNYQAEETPDEQEDVEEVQPNTRRSVKLEKKMLKNLGKDAMLLMQSLNKLDTPEKKLDATIKKHAELLEEHRNDQKQLKLLQKKLLQVMKEKDQLQSEHSRAVLARSKLEGLCRELQRHNKTLKEETLQRCREDDLKRKEITTHFQGTLSDIQTQIEEHSNRNTKLCQENSALAEKLKNLITQYDQREANLEKVFKHRDLKEKLLDTKLTQSNMFLKEAQEKHKLERELLLQKAAEYRSQAKFLKEAEVELKAQLDMYSKKFDEIQGTVSKSNSVYSSFKQDMDKMAKKMKKLEKECQSWKSRFDGCSKNLVEMVADLKRSGGRCQPQNEMI
- the LOC133168907 gene encoding beta-taxilin-like isoform X3, which gives rise to MIVSQLPKTKMESCPTNSSHIESTQAVSAEEPNAEHTNDLAKQLEDLISNYQAEETPDEQEDVEEVQPNTRRSVKLEKKMLKNLGKDAMLLMQSLNKLDTPEKKLDATIKKHAELLEEHRNDQKQLKLLQKKLLQVMKEKDQLQSEHSRAVLARSKLEGLCRELQRHNKTLKEETLQRCREDDLKRKEITTHFQGTLSDIQTQIEEHSNRNTKLCQENSALAEKLKNLITQYDQREANLEKVFKHRDLKEKLLDTKLTQSNMFLKEAQEKHKLERELLLQKAAEYRSQAKFLKEAEVELKAQLDMYSKKFDEIQGTVSKSNSVYSSFKQDMDKMAKKMKKLEKECQSWKSRFDGCSKNLVEMVADKTVRDKELELLNIKNQKLENLCRALQNERKTLYEKVQAAGDRPSEETKIETPQKETPEEHDEEPTSPVGPVATLESHLSQELAKLKAEQALLKEITADTTTQGAPEAVKNHTEQSDKCQEHLDLKPVD
- the slc22a3 gene encoding solute carrier family 22 member 3; translated protein: MADFSDLIVQIGDYGVFQKKLLVLCSLPSIPFTFVLMGVLFLGNTPNHWCAISEAERLQEECGWTESEVREVTIPRLEVSLSRCDRFDLNLSQNTCGDLEQLLASDGNSVIPCDGGWAFDQSHSTIVSEFSLVCERSWLADLNQVTMACGLFIGAFITGYMSDRFGRKPCFIGFMICLGIAGVGIVLSPWYPLLLAFRFLQGFFEKGACASCYVLLFEFFSSEKRKFVSVVCQSFISIGMLILPGLAYLVPSWRTLQLIMILPSFLFIPYYWIIPESPRWLFSQKRNSEAMRIVSDVAKCNGRRLPQNYQEMIPLEKKKQHPVSFLDLFRTPFIKRITLILIYAWFSSGIVFYGLILSLGMTGDNHFSDFFMSSVVEIPAGLIFYLLVDRIGRRSLLAGTNLIGALACLAVPFISPELSWLKKAVAFIGRLAIATTLMTLNFANTELYPTILRNLGTCVCSSACDAGVIVAPLLLYRLATFRQELPFCLYGVMLVVTCGLVTLLPEMKGVALPETIEDMETLRWKQNQSKEENVSMT